GGCGAGGTTCCTGCGCAGCCGATTGACCACGTTGTAGTCCAAGGTCGCCAGGTGGCGGCCCTGGTTCAGCAGCATCTGGGCCTCGTTCTGCAACTGACGGACCTGGTTGTTGACCATCTCCAGCGCACGCACAGCGGTCAGGGTGTTCTGCGCGAGGTTGGTCGGGTCGATCACGGTGAGCGCGCTGGCCGGTTGGAAGGCCAGCAGGCCCAGCATCAACAGGGCCGCGTGTGAGAAACGGCAATTACGAAGCGTCATGGCAGGCACTCCTTGCGTGGTGTGGGATGGGAGGCGAGCAGGTCGGCGGCCCAGTCCAGGCTGCGGTGGCGTAGCCAGGCGGCGGCGAAATCCGCTGGACCGGACTCCTGGAGGACCCGGCTGATTGCTCGTTGCTCGGCCGGGCTGGCGGAGGCAGCGAAGGCCAGCGCCACGGGCCCGAGGTCAAGGTCGAACAGCCGATTGCCCAGACGCGACTGGTAGTAGTAATCGCGCTTGGGCGTGGCTTGGGTGATGATCTCGATCTGCCGGTCGTTGAGGCCGAAGCCCTGGTAGATGCCGCGGATCTGCGGCTCACTGGCCTGCGGGTTGGGCAGGAAGATGCGGCTGGCGCAGCTCTCGATGATCGCCGCGGCGATGCTGGAATCCTTGATGTCGGCCAACGACTGGGTGGCGAAGATCACCGAGACATTCTTCTTGCGCAGGGTCTTGAGCCATTGGCGGATGCGCGCGGCGAACAGCGGCTCGTCGAGGAACAACCAGGCCTCGTCGAGGATCAGCAGCGTCGGCGCGCCGTCGAAGCGTTCCTCGAAGCGCGCGAACAGGTAGCCCAGCACGGCGGCCACCGCCGCCTTGCTGTGCATCAGCTCCTCCATCTCGAAGCACTGCACATCGGCCATGCCCAGCCGATCGCGATCAGCGTCCAGCAACTGGCCGTGGGCTCCACCCAGCACATAGGGCTGCAACGCCTGGCGCAAAGCGTTGTCCTGAAGAAGCACGCACAGGCCGGTCAGTGTGCGCTGCGCCTCGGGCGCACCAGCCAGGCTGTCCAGCGCCGTCCAAAGTGCAGCCTTCTGCTCGGGGCCGACGGCCACCCCTTCCTGCAGCAGGCGCGCCTCCAGCCACTCGGCGGCCCAGGCGCGGTAGCCGGCCTGGTCGATGCGCGCCAGGGGCTGGAAGGCCAGGTCGCCATCGCCGCCCAGCTCGTAGTGCTCGCCGCCCAGGCCCAGCACCGTCGCGCGCAGCGAGCGCCCCATGTCGAAGAGAAACAGGCGCGCGCCCGGGTAGCGACGGAACTGCAGGGCCAGGGTCGCCAGCAGCACCGACTTGCCCATGCCGGTGGGGCCGGCCACCAGGGTGTGGCCGACGTCGCCGACATGGGTGACCAGCCGGAACGGCGTTGCGCCATCCGTGCGTGTCACTACCAGAGGCGGACCGTCGAGGTGACGGTTGCGCGCGGGGCCGGCCCAGACTGCCGACACCGGCATCAGGTGCGCCAGGTTGAGGGTGGACACCAGCGGCTGCCGCACATTGGCGTAGGCATTGCCGGGGATGGACGACAGCCAGGCCTCCACGGCGTTGAGGCTCTCGGCAAGTGTGACGAAGCCGCGTCCCTGGATCACCCGCTCCACCAGTCGCAACTTCTCGTCAGCGACCTGGGCATCGCAGTCGCTCACCGTCACGGTGGCGGTCAGGTAGCCAAAGGCGACCTGGTCGGCGCCCAGTTCCTGCAACGCCCCATCGGCGTCGCTGGCCTTGTTC
This genomic window from Pseudomonas furukawaii contains:
- the trbE gene encoding conjugal transfer protein TrbE; translated protein: MLNLTEYQRRPTQLADWLPWAGLVAPGVVLNKDGAFQRTLRFRGPDLDSATQGELVATSARLNNALRRLGSGWALFIEAERLAAAGYPDSDFPEPLSWLVDEERRAAFEAQGRHFESAYHLTLLYLPPEESRSRAAGLLYEHRAHRGVDWHERLAAFIVEGDRFFDLLDGVMPELAWLDDSQTLTYLHATVSTHRQRIEVPEVPFHLDTLLADCPLATGLAPRLGEQHLRVLSVRGFPTSTWPGLLDDLNRLGIPYRWSTRFICLDKDETEKELVRLRRQWFAKRKGVLALLREALFQQESPLLDSDAANKASDADGALQELGADQVAFGYLTATVTVSDCDAQVADEKLRLVERVIQGRGFVTLAESLNAVEAWLSSIPGNAYANVRQPLVSTLNLAHLMPVSAVWAGPARNRHLDGPPLVVTRTDGATPFRLVTHVGDVGHTLVAGPTGMGKSVLLATLALQFRRYPGARLFLFDMGRSLRATVLGLGGEHYELGGDGDLAFQPLARIDQAGYRAWAAEWLEARLLQEGVAVGPEQKAALWTALDSLAGAPEAQRTLTGLCVLLQDNALRQALQPYVLGGAHGQLLDADRDRLGMADVQCFEMEELMHSKAAVAAVLGYLFARFEERFDGAPTLLILDEAWLFLDEPLFAARIRQWLKTLRKKNVSVIFATQSLADIKDSSIAAAIIESCASRIFLPNPQASEPQIRGIYQGFGLNDRQIEIITQATPKRDYYYQSRLGNRLFDLDLGPVALAFAASASPAEQRAISRVLQESGPADFAAAWLRHRSLDWAADLLASHPTPRKECLP